One Triticum dicoccoides isolate Atlit2015 ecotype Zavitan chromosome 5B, WEW_v2.0, whole genome shotgun sequence genomic window carries:
- the LOC119312203 gene encoding pathogenesis-related protein PRB1-3-like, translated as MEYSTKLVLLLVALMSAMAVTAQNSEQDFVDAHNAARADVGLGEVTWDATVAAFAQDYADQRRGDCQLIHTPDGRPYGENLYGGGGTEWTATDAVNSWVSEKQYYDHDSNTCSAPEGESCGHYTQVVWRDSTAIGCARVVCDSGDGVFIICSYNPPGNFPGVSPY; from the coding sequence ATGGAGTACTCGACGAAGCTAGTGCTGCTGCTCGTAGCTCTCATGTCGGCCATGGCGGTCACGGCCCAAAACTCGGAGCAGGACTTCGTGGACGCCCACAACGCGGCGCGCGCCGACGTGGGCCTTGGGGAGGTGACATGGGACGCTACGGTGGCAGCCTTCGCGCAGGACTACGCGGATCAGCGCCGCGGCGACTGCCAGCTGATCCATACTCCTGATGGCCGGCCGTACGGGGAGAACCTCTACGGAGGCGGCGGGACCGAGTGGACGGCGACGGACGCCGTGAATTCGTGGGTGTCGGAGAAGCAGTACTACGACCACGACAGCAACACCTGCTCGGCGCCCGAGGGTGAGTCGTGCGGGCACTACACGCAGGTGGTGTGGCGCGACTCGACGGCCATCGGCTGCGCCCGCGTCGTCTGCGACAGCGGCGACGGTGTGTTCATCATCTGCAGCTACAACCCGCCAGGCAACTTCCCCGGGGTGAGCCCATACTAG